A genome region from Schistocerca americana isolate TAMUIC-IGC-003095 chromosome 1, iqSchAmer2.1, whole genome shotgun sequence includes the following:
- the LOC124551602 gene encoding exosome complex component RRP40-like — translation MDVSVGDVVIPGDNFAGLPSPPGKTQSVIGPGLRLETDKVIVSRCGIIRQKGANTYFVDGYHQKRYIPAKGETVVGTITNKSGDIFKVDIGASEQASLSYLAFEGATKKNRPNVQVGDIVFAKLILPSKDMEPELVCVDSHGKKGKLGPVPEGGFVFSCSLNLIRKILRKNCPLLRILGTSIPHEIAVGMNGRIWVKASTVKETVAVGNAILAAEYTDNDEIKDMCQSIFGKLSRE, via the coding sequence ATGGATGTTTCAGTGGGTGACGTTGTTATTCCAGGTGACAATTTTGCAGGTCTTCCATCTCCGCCGGGTAAAACTCAATCTGTAATAGGACCAGGGCTTAGGTTAGAAACTGATAAAGTGATTGTGTCACGGTGTGGAATAATCAGGCAAAAAGGTGCCAACACATATTTTGTCGATGGTTATCATCAGAAACGCTACATACCAGCCAAGGGAGAAACAGTTGTTGGAACAATAACTAATAAGTCTGGTGACATATTCAAAGTTGACATCGGTGCCAGCGAACAAGCTTCTCTGTCCTATCTTGCCTTCGAGGGGGCGACGAAGAAGAACCGACCAAATGTTCAAGTTGGAGACATCGTATTTGCCAAATTGATATTGCCAAGTAAGGATATGGAACCAGAACTGGTTTGTGTTGATTCCCATGGAAAGAAGGGCAAGCTTGGCCCTGTACCAGAAGGTGGATTCGTATTCAGCTGTAGTTTAAATCTTATACGGAAAATACTTCGCAAAAACTGTCCATTGCTGCGTATCCTAGGGACCAGTATACCACACGAGATAGCTGTTGGAATGAATGGAAGAATATGGGTCAAAGCATCCACTGTGAAGGAAACTGTTGCCGTTGGTAACGCTATTTTAGCAGCAGAATATACGGACAACGACGAAATTAAAGATATGTGCCAAAGTATTTTTGGAAAGCTGTCTAGGGAATAG